GAGTTTTTCCATTCTGTGGGATGTCGTGCTTCTGACCATGCTATGGATGATATGGTTTTTGCCGATGCGTCTTTTGATGAAGCAGCTGATATTTTCAAAAAAGCTTTAAAAGGTGAGAAACTTACAGAAATTGAAGTTGCAAAATATAAAACGTATACATTGAGATTCTTAGGGAAAGTTTATTCAAGTCTTGGCTGGGCAATGCAGCTTCATATAAATGCCCTGAGAAACAACAATACAAGAATGTTCAATATTCTGGGACCTGACACAGGGTATGATTCAATAAACGACGGTCATATAGCCTTTGCACTTGTCAAATTCTTAGATTCATTGGAGAAAGAAGATTCCCTGCCCAAGACAATTCTGTATTCTTTAAATCCAAAAGACAACTATGTTCTTGCAACAATTATGGGATCTTTCCAGGATGGTAGCATTCCTGGCAAAATGCAGCTTGGTGCAGCTTGGTGGTTCAATGATAGCAAAGATGGCAACCTTCAGCAGATGAAAGACCTTGCAAATCTTGGGCTCTTGAGTCGATTTGTCGGAATGGTAACAGACTCTCGAAGCTTTTTGTCATATGCAAGACACGAATATTTTAGAAGACTTCTTTGCAATTTGATTGGCGAGTGGGTAGAAAACGGTGAATATCCATATGATTTGGAGACACTTGGTAGAATAGTTCAGGGCATTTGTTATTATAATGCAAAAGAGTATTTTGGGTTTTAAAAGATAGAGGAGAAAGACAATGGGGTGGAATTGTATATTCCGCCCTATTTTTATACTTTCATTTTCTATTAACATATTTGGTTGGTGATGAATAATTACATCAAATTAATATTGAATATTACGTAAATATGTAATACACTGTTTCATGTGGAAGGTGAATAATATGCGTGAATATCAGAACATTACTTTATCTCTTTCCAAGGAACTTATTCAAAAGGTAAAGCATATTGCTGTTGAAAGGAATACATCCATTTCTGCGCTGCTTACAAGCTTATTGGAAGAGCTTGTAAATAGGGAAGAGTCATATCAAAAGGTTTATCTGCAGAATCTTAATCTTTTAGAAGAAGGATTTAACCTTGGAACAGGTGGAGCAATCACTTGGAGGAGAGAAGATTTATATGAAAGAAAATAACTATCAATTCCCTGGTCATTTCATTATTTATTTTTTATCTTTCTTTTCACTATTTGCAGATTTTGCTTTACTATGAGTTCAAATATATCTAATAAATTGAAGAAATTTTGAGCTATTTAAAGGAAAGTTATATTTGAGCTTTAAATTTATTTGAAAACGGGCTAAAAAAAAAGAAAAAACGGAATTGACAGAATGAAAATGTGTAAGATAGAATTTACATAAAAATTCCATGAAGAAATTTAACAGAAAAAGTAGATTAAATAAAACAAAAAAGGCAGTAAAACAAAACCATTCTTTACGCGCAAAGAGGTTGCATTTTATAAAATCTAAATAATTTCCATAAAAGAATAAGAAACTATCAAATATAAGCCTGAATATCCAAAAGCCCAGTTTAGACATATTCACATCACATATTAAGTTTAATAAAGATTAGGAATGGTGAATACAATGAAAAAAACACTTTTAATTTTGATTATAATATTGTTTATTTTTGCAGGAGTTGGGGCTTGCTACTATGTAACAAAATATGTTTTATATGATCCAGTGAAAACTTTGAAAATAATCGACCCTACAATAAAGATTTACTTTTCATCTGACGAGACAAAACCACTTGGTGATAATAGCTACAATGGCAAAAAGCCTGATTACAAAAAACATAGAATAATTGAGTATCGTGTTGTTGCAGCAAATACAGGACCGCGATATAAAAATTGTGTTTTGTTGATTCCATTAGTCCCTGAAGAATTTGAAAAGAAGTATGTTTTAAAGGGCGGCAGAGATTTAATAATTAATTTACATCCACCAATAAAAGAGAAAATATTTAAGGAACACGTATATTATTTTTATACGACTGAAGGAGATCCACAAAAAGTAAAAGAGATAATTTCAAAATATAATAAAGCAAAGATAATATGGGAAGAAGGCGGAAAGAAGTATGAAAAGATTATTGATATGAAGGTTAAGATTTTGGACTGATATAAATGATTATTGTTAAGAGGGTTGGCTGGCAATTTTGCCCCAGCCCTCTATTATTACCTTATTTATTCACTTTATTTTCCTTTGCATTTTGTGAAGAGTTTTTCAAAATTAAAACTGCAATACAAAAAGGCTTTTTCCGTTACTGTATTTATTACTGTATATGTTTATTTCTCTTATTAGACAGACTATATTTTAACTATTTGCAAATTTGACCTTGTTATAAGCTCAAGAAAATTGAAGAAATTTTAAGATATTTAAAGAAAAGTATATTCTCAGCTTAAAATTTAGCTGAAAATTAACTAAAAAAAAAAAAAAAACGGGATTGACAGAGTGAAAATGTATAAGATAAAATTTGCATAGAAATTCCAAGAAGATGTTTACAGAAAAAATAGTTCAAGTACAAAACAGCCTAAATAAGAAAATAAAGAAGCAAATATATCAAAATAAGTTGTTGAATAAATAATTCTACTATTAATGTAACTATATGGGACTATAAATTATTCCATGCATATTTAAAAGAAAATTTACAGTTTTCAATTTTTTGAATATAAAGCTCTATCAAATAAGTAACCATTATCCAGTCAACATGTCTCTTATATGTTCTAAAACCTCTTAGCCGTACTTGTTCTAAATTATATTCTCCTTTCAGCTTCCCAAATAATCTTTCAATTTTTATCCTTTGCTTATATACTCTTTGTCCTTCTTTACTTCTTAAAAATTCTATGTTTTGTGCTCTCAGAATATTTTTGACATTGTTAAAATCCTTAGTATTTCTCTTATTTATACCCGCTACAAACTTTATTCCAAGTCTATCAGCCACATCAAACCACTTTGTACAATCATAACCTGCATCTGCTAATATTACATCAGGTCCAAATATCTTAGCTTCATACAAAAGTTCTACCGCTTTACTATCATGAATATTTGCACATGTCAACCACCATACTATCGGTATGACCTCATCTTCAACTGTTGCTAGCACATGTAATTTATACCCATTGTAAAAACCTAAACTAACACATCTTCCTACTCCTGCTTCTCTATCACCCCTCGAGCTTCTCAAAGGTGTAGAATCTATAGCACAAACTCTTGTCTTGGGATCTATTTCTCTTACTAAAATTCTTGCTATTGCTTCTATATATTCTTCTTCAATCATTTTAGCCCATTTTGAAAAATATGAATGATCGGGGCTCTTTTCTATTCCTATGACCTTTCTAAATTCTTCATCTTCATTTATCTTGTACTCTAATTCCCTAAAGCTGTTTATCCTATTTTTGACTTTATAAACAAAACAAGCTATTATATGGCTCAGCTTAAATTTCTTCGGTCTTCCTCTTTTGTTGTTTTTTATCTTCAATCCTAAATCTTTTATTACTTTTTCAATTGTCATAAATATCTTTAAAAATTTTTGTTTTTGTGCTTTAATAAAATTAGTCATTGCCATCCTCCTTGCTTGGGTTTTTTAGTATTCTCTTCTTAAAATTTTATCTCAAGGAGGATGGTTTTTTCCATTTATAAATTTATTACTTTTATGTCAATATGTTTTATTCAACAAGCTAATATCAAAAATCAAGTGGGATGAAGAGATGAGGAAAAGATACTATTGTGTAAAGCAGCATGATATAACAGATTGTGCAGCAGCGAGCTTAGCAACAATTTGCTTGCAATATGGAAAAGAAGTATCGATAGCCAGAATAAGGCAGATAGCAGGGACAGACAGGTTTGGCACCACAGCATATGGAGTTGTAAAGGCGGCAAAGGAGCTTGGATTTGAAGCAAAAGCAGTCAGAGCAGAAACAAAAGAGGCAATATTTGAGAAAATACCACTTCCGTGTATAGCACATGTACTGATAGATGGCAAGCTATTTCATTATGTTGTAATACATGAGATAAGAAAAGAAAGGATAGTGATAGCAGACCCGGCCAAAGGAATAGTTAAGCTAAAGCCAGAAGAGTTTTTTAAAATATGGACAGGCATTTTGATATTTCTTGTACCAAATGTGAGGTTTAAGAAAGAGAAACAAGAGGGAGTTTTGAAAAAGTTTTTTAAGTTATTAAGTCCACAGAAGGGCTTGATATTGAATATTTTTTCAGTGTCAGTTGTATATACCTTGCTTGGGATAGCGGCAGCATTTTATTACAAGTTTTTGATGGATGATGTAATACCGAATCTCTTGAAGAATACACTTCATGTTATAGCAGCAGGTGCAATACTGATTACGATATTTAAGGTGATATTAGGAGCATTCAGGGTAAGACTTTTGATACATTTGAGTCAGAGATTGGATATTAAATTGATGCTGGGGTATTATGAACATGTGATTAAGCTTCCGATGAGTTTTTTGGTAGCAGAAAGATAGGAGAGATAATTTCAAGGTTTATGGATGCGTCAAAGATGAGGGATGCGGTATCAGGCGCAACGCTCTAACACTTATGATAGACAGCATAATGGCTGTGGCAGGCGGAGTAATTTTGTACTAACAAGATATTAAAACTTACCATAAGCAAAAATTGTTTTTAAAGGGGCTTGCAATTTGTAATATGATGTCACAGATGACTTGTACAAGAACGAAAGGAGGGAATGAAGTATGATGGAGGAGAAGGAAAAAATAACAAAAGAAAAAGATATGTATGAAACTCTTACAGAAGTAACATTTGATGAACTTGAGACAATAGAAGAGATCATTACAGGTGCAGCATCAGGTTTAGTAGGTTGTTGTATTGCTAATTGATTATTATTGAGAGGTTGTACTATCTTTTTAATCATATTGCAAGCCCCCTTTTCTTCACTTTAATTATTAGTCTTTGATACACTTAGGATTATCATCCTAAATAGAAAGGTGTACCATTAGAGCCTACAGAAAAATGTTGAAGATAGTTTAAAATACCAATATATATTAATCAAAGTATCTATTTATACCGTTATAGCGCAAATAGAAATGAAAGTCTTCTAGTGCACGTTCTGAGCGGTTTCGAATGATTTTGACAAAAATCATACGAAAACTGGTCAGAAGTAATAATTAACCAGAAATAGAAATGAATATACAAAATGAAGGTAAAACGACGAATAATTGGTATTTTTAGTAATAATTTAAGTTTTTACAAAATACCCTAAATATCCATAAATATAGCCGTTTGCAAAATGGTTGGTGATTGAAGGTAACAGATGCCAATACTAACATGAAATACTATCAAGATACAAAAAGAAAAGCAAAATGACAACCAAATATTATCAATGCAAACAAAAATAATCAGCAACAAACATATGACAAAAATTAACAATATCAAAAAAGACAATAGTATCCTAAGCCTTCTAGCTTCTTGGCTTTAGAAGGTTAAGTAAAAAACAAAGTCACAAATTTTTGGTAGATTAATGATTTAAGAAAAATTGTAGTTTTAAGCGATAAGTTTTTTGAGTTTGTTAAGCTTTTTGATAGTTAATTTAGAACAATAGAGTTTGATATTGTGAGCAAGGATAAACAAAAGTGAGTAAGTAATTGCAGAGAGTAAAAAATCAGAGAAGATAGAAATATGGTCATAAGTACAGATGACATCGGAGCCCATATAGGATTTTAGGTGATAAATAGTCTGCTCTACAGCGACACGTTTATTGTAGAGGTCTAAAAACTCTTGAGAATTTCTGTTGATACCTGGGGAAGAGCGAAAATCGTCAGGGTAAGTGTAGAACATTCTGCCAGATTTAGAGTTAGTACAAGGTTGAGGGCAAGAGCAAATGCGTTTGCCGTCTTTATAACAAGACATGGGGCAGACCCATTTAAGACGCACAGAACGATTTTTACCCTGACATTTGCCTTCAGGTTTAAAAGGTTGATTGAACTTTTTGCAGATAGGGACACCATCTTCAGATATAACGATATTAGGGTCTGAAGTAGGTGTAGTATTTTTAGAGGCTCTTGGATTTAGAGGGATAATGATTTTGGAGAAGTTGAAAGTGTTTTTTAAAGTTGAGTAGATGTTATGTGCATCCAAGGCACTGTCAGCGATGAAAGTGGAGAAATTTTTGGGAATGTAAGAGAATAGAGTTTCGAGCGAAGGAAATAAAGCTTTAGAGTCAGAGATAGCCTTTGCTTCTTGAGGGTCAGAAGAAGGAGAGTCAGAGTTAAACAGAGGTACTAAAGCCAAAGGAATACCGAGAGCATTGGTAATGACAGCGAATTTTAAAGCCCAGCAGAAATGGCCATTTACGAACATAAGACGGATATTAGAATTAGCATTAGCAGTTTTAGGCAAGGAAGAATAAACAAGAGAGTAGATTTTATCAGAGGACAGCTCAGGGTTAGCTTTTGAGGTATTTTTCAAGAGAGATTGAATGAATTTAGGGTTATTTTCACGGACCTTTGGGACAATACCGGTTGTATCGAAGATTAAGATTGAAGCAAGTTCAGGGGATTGCCTAAGAGAAATATTGTGTGCATGGATAGAGATATTTTGAAAAAGTTTATGGATTTCGTTGTTGAAGATTTTTCTGAAGCGAGAGAAGGTTGAAATAGAGGGAACATTACCATTTAAGTTACAGAATGAACGAAGTTCATAGGAGTTAAGAAGCACAGCGCGGAGCTGAGTAAGAGTATTGAGTTTGAGTAATTTTTGGACAAAAAAGCAAAGGAGCATAGATTCTAAGGAGAAGCATCTATGCTTACCAAAGTATTTGTAGTAGGCATTGTAGAAAGAAGAAGGTATGTAGTCTGATAAGTTGATGAATTTATTGAACAAGCCCAAGAGGCTTTCAGGCTTGTAGAGAGCCGAAGCCTTTAGGTGGGAGAATAGATCGAGGAAAGAAAGTTGTTTAGGTTTGTTGTTGAACATTTTGGACCCCCTCCTCATAGTAGAAAATTTGTTTTATATAATCATATTTTACTACAACTATGAGGAGGGTGACCAGACTTTTTCGAATCTTTATAAAGCTTGATAACGCTCATATTGAGCGTTTCTGCAAAAGGCTAATCCATAAATAATATAGGAGGGGCTTAAATGAAAAGTTTAATTATTGATAATTGTTTACTACTATTAGATAATAAAGATGCCGTGATATTTGATATAATTACAGGGAAAATATATAAATGTCGTGATAGTTTAGATAGAATTAAACAAAAGATAAAAAGTAAGAGTTACTTGAATATAGAACATCGCTATATCAGATCTCAAAAAATAGAATGGGATGATGGTTTTTTATTATCGGTAACGATGTGTTCAGCAGAAACTTGTAATTTAAAATGTAAATATTGCTACGCAAATTTAGGAACATACAATAATATCGACAGAACTAGTAAAGCTATAATGACATTTGAAGATTACAAGTTATTTTTTGAAAAAATACTAAAAATTTTTCCGCGGGGGGTTGTTAATTATACATTTTTTGGTGGCGAACCTATGCTTGGATTTGAGGAAATTGTTAAGTTTGTTGAATATATAACAGATGTATGTGAAAAGAATAATTTAATTAAACCGCACTTTGCAATAGTAACAAACGGTACTCTTATCGATGAATATGCATGGGAGATATTTGAGAAATATCATTTTGCTGTTACTATCAGTTTAGATGGTCCTAAAGAGGTTAATGATAGAATGCGAATTTTTCGTGATGAACATCAAAGTGTTTTTGATACTGTTAAGCATAATCTTGAGAAATGCTCAGGTAGAACTCATGTGTTAGTCGCGGAAGCAACATTAGGTGAGTTTTTTTTCAGAAATTATAGAAAGAATTATGCAAGAGAGTATTTTGATACATTTATAAATCTGGGATTTGATTCGGTTTCACCATATTTTGCAGAAATGAGTAATACCAATTATATGGTAACAAATGACGCTAATTTGAGAGATGGAATAAAACAGTTTTATTATGATCTTGTTGATTATTCATTTGAACTTCTACTAGATGATAATAAATGTATGTCAATTCCAAATTTTATAGCCTCAACAATCATTAATATTGTGACACGCAAGGAAAAAAATGTGTGTGCTGCAGGAAAGAAAAGTATATTCTACACTGCTTCAGGTGATGTTTATCCTTGTCAAATGTATTACTTGTCAAAATATAAAAAATTGGGGAATATAGCTGATGAGAATGAACTGAAGAAAAATATCAAATCTTATAAGCTAATTTCCAGAAATGAAATAAGCGAGTGTAAAAGCTGCTTTGCTGTTTCTTTTTGTAATTTTTGGTGTCCTGGAGCCTCCTATCAATTTGCTAATAATGAGTATGCTGTAAATAAAGTTCGTTGTATAATTCAAAAATCTATTGGTGAAAGAGTCATTTACAATCTTGCGTTAATGTTTGAAAATGAAGAAAAGAAGGCTATTTTTATACGCAATCTAAGAAAATTGTCACATTTGTATTCATGGAAAAAATTCGGAGGTAATCTATAATATGGAATTATGTAAGAGAGGACGTTATAAAATTGTAGATGATATTTCTCTTACAAGGCAAGAAAGCTTATTTAATGAGTTTTTTTATTTACTTGGGAGCAAAAGCAAAAATTCCTATATAAAGATTCCAATAAACTTGGTAAAATATTGTGAAGACATAATTGACAAACTCGATGGTAATCATTCGATCGAAGAGATAGAAGATATATTGTCCAGAAAGTATGGTGAAAATATTGATGTTTTTATGTTTGTCAAAAAAATATCTCAAGCTGGGTTGATAGAAGGATTTGAGAAGGAAATTGACGATGAAATGAGTATATTCGGATTGACGTTGATAAAAAAAGATATTAATTTAATCAACAACGTTTTTTATGTTATATCAAATTATGTTTATTCTGTTTTTAGGCACTACAAAATAGTATTATGTATAATATTTTTCGAGATCATATATGCTTTTATTTACATGATATTGAATAAATATACTTTAATAGAAATTTTAACTAATACTGATGTTATCACTTTAAGTGTTGGAGTTACCTGGTTATTAACAGGATTGTGTTTTTTGTTACATGAGATAGGTCATGCGATAGCTGCAATAGCTAATGGTATTAAAATTAAAACATTTTCATTTGGTTTGTATCTAGGCTTAATACCAATGTTTTATTTTACATACGATGATTTAAAACCTGCGTCACCTAAAATTAAATTTAGAGTAACGGTTGCCGGTATATATACTAACCTTATATGTGCAGGGTTGTGTTTATTATTATTAGAACTTCCTTTTGTGTCGGAAAATGCTTATAAAGTTCTCAGTTTATTTCTGATATTGAATGTATATATGATAGTAGGCAATTTGCTTCCATTTAAGTTATGTGACGGCTACTATATTTTGTCAATATTGCTCAATAAATATGACTTGAGAATAACTTTAATAAAACTTTTAATATCTTTTAAGGGTATTAATGATGTAAGCAGAAGAGCGAGAAAATTAGTAATATCCTATGCGATTTTCTCTTTTGTAACATTTGCATTATCTATTTATTCTTTTTACATTCATATATATAACTGCTTTTATTTAGGCAATTACATGTATGGACTGTTTATATTGACAATATTTGCTATTACTATTATTGTAACAGTTGTAAATATTGTGTTGAAATCTAAAGGAGGGAAAATCCGTTGATTTTTATACTTGTAGCTGGCAGAATTAAAAATAAACTTGAGCGGAATAGAAATATACCTATCACTATTGCGGTTATGCTTGTATGTATTATAATATTGTCGACGGGAGTGGTATATAGCAATGCGCGCCGTACTATGCTCGAACAATATTGGGCGAAAAATGGCAGTGCCGACCTTATAGTTTTAGGGAAAAAAGACAAATTATCGTCAGTAAATATGATGGATTGCAACTATACAGCCATCGGAATAAATACTTCAGGTACGCTAATTGAGCACAATAAAATAGGCCGATATGGTATTATTGCCTATGCAGATATAAACAAAGTAAATGAGCATTATTCATTAAAACTTACAAATGCAGTTTTTTCAAATGAAGCTATTATTACATCACATTTAGCAAAAGAATTGAACGTTCAAAAAAATGCAATTATTTCAATCAATAATACTAAATATAAGATAGTCCAGATACTTGAATCAACAGATATATTCAACATCAATAATGACATAGTTCTTATTAATGGTGATCCAGACAATTATGATGTTGATACCGTTTGTTTACTTATTGATTGTGCACACAATGTAGAAAAAATAAATAACTTAATAGATTACTTTAAAGCGCAGGATATAAGTTATATCAACAGGTATGAAAATATCAAGCCCCTAACAGATGAATTTGATAATTTATTAAGTAATATTTATATTCTGTTTGCTGCAATTGCTATTATTGGCGGTGTTCTGATCTATAATACATACTCAATCAACGTTAGAAAGAGATTAGAATATTGGGGGACATTAAGGACACTAGGTTTAAAGAAAAGCAAAGTAATTGTAACAATGCTTATGGAGATATGCTTCTATTCCATTTTAGGAATAATGTTTGGTGTAGTATTCGGCATAGGTATGGGGATCCTTATATGCATTTTGACTGATACAAATATTTATTCATATATTCCGGAAAATTACTTTACAATTATAGCAATTGCAATCAGTTTAATTGTACCTATTATGTCAGTACTGTTATCGACTAGAAAGCTGCTGAAAAAGTCGCCTATTGAAATGCTTTTTGGGACAAGATCAACTGCTGATAAAAACAGACCTAGGAGTGCAATAACAATTGAAATAGGTATAGGCATATTACTTATTGTACTGTCGGTCGTAGATATATTAATGTTTGGAAAATTTGACGATAAGACACTTGTATTGGTATATTCATTGCAAATCATCTTATGTCTAATAGGTGTAATATTCATTTTAAAGCCGTTCATAGAAGTGAGTGCGAAGTTTTTGATGAATATAAAAAATCCCTTTTTGAGGCTTGCCTGCTTCAATATAAAAACTAACCTTGTAAGTCTTAAAGGTATTGTTATGTCGGTGGTATTAACGGTCATAATACTTTATACAATAATTGGTTTTTCAACGAACTTCAAGGATTGGGCAGTTAATATGGCTGACAGACAGCTTAACTTTGATTTTCAAATCGTATATGCTAATAACCACTTAAACACAAGCAATGCTAACGCCTTTATTGATGATGAAAAGATAGAAGTGGTGGGGCGAAACTATGTCGACGTTGCAACCATTAAAGGAATAAATGTATATATTTGTGCAACAACTGCTGATGATTTTAATGCAATGTATAACGTTAAGATCAATGAAAAAAGTATTTCGGGTAACAATGTAGTTTTGTCATCAAAAGTAATGAAAGATCTAAACATCAAACCTGGTGATAAAGTAAATCTATCATTAAATGGCATTGAAAAAATCGTTACAGTCAGCGATAAAACTGACTTACTAGATAATTCAGCATTTGCCGTATATGTTTCAAAAGATTTGTTCGACATTTCAAATTATAAAAAGGCTAGAATTTGTGGAAAGATTTCTAAGCAAAATTCAATTACCGAATTAAAGTCCAAGGCTTCTCAACGCAACTTGGATTTTTATTCTATGACAGATATTAAAACTCAGTGGAAAGAAAACATTGTTAGAGGAATAGAACCCCTTGAATACATTATTGCGGCTATTATTATCGCATTAATGCTA
The Caldicellulosiruptor morganii DNA segment above includes these coding regions:
- the uxaC gene encoding glucuronate isomerase, translating into MKRFIDEDFLLSNQTAKVLYEKYAKDMPIIDFHCHLNPKEIYENKRFKNITELWLGGDHYKWRLMRANGIEEKYITGSADDYEKFLAWAKTIPMAIGNPIYHWTHLELKRYFGIDDILNEKSAPIIWEKANKVLKELGARDIILKSNVEVICTTDDPVDTLEYHLKLKNEKDFNVKVYPTFRPDKGVNIERETFIPWVEKLGEVYGKKIESYDEFLDALKSRAEFFHSVGCRASDHAMDDMVFADASFDEAADIFKKALKGEKLTEIEVAKYKTYTLRFLGKVYSSLGWAMQLHINALRNNNTRMFNILGPDTGYDSINDGHIAFALVKFLDSLEKEDSLPKTILYSLNPKDNYVLATIMGSFQDGSIPGKMQLGAAWWFNDSKDGNLQQMKDLANLGLLSRFVGMVTDSRSFLSYARHEYFRRLLCNLIGEWVENGEYPYDLETLGRIVQGICYYNAKEYFGF
- a CDS encoding DUF6364 family protein, whose translation is MREYQNITLSLSKELIQKVKHIAVERNTSISALLTSLLEELVNREESYQKVYLQNLNLLEEGFNLGTGGAITWRREDLYERK
- a CDS encoding ISNCY family transposase yields the protein MTNFIKAQKQKFLKIFMTIEKVIKDLGLKIKNNKRGRPKKFKLSHIIACFVYKVKNRINSFRELEYKINEDEEFRKVIGIEKSPDHSYFSKWAKMIEEEYIEAIARILVREIDPKTRVCAIDSTPLRSSRGDREAGVGRCVSLGFYNGYKLHVLATVEDEVIPIVWWLTCANIHDSKAVELLYEAKIFGPDVILADAGYDCTKWFDVADRLGIKFVAGINKRNTKDFNNVKNILRAQNIEFLRSKEGQRVYKQRIKIERLFGKLKGEYNLEQVRLRGFRTYKRHVDWIMVTYLIELYIQKIENCKFSFKYAWNNL
- a CDS encoding ISNCY family transposase; its protein translation is MFNNKPKQLSFLDLFSHLKASALYKPESLLGLFNKFINLSDYIPSSFYNAYYKYFGKHRCFSLESMLLCFFVQKLLKLNTLTQLRAVLLNSYELRSFCNLNGNVPSISTFSRFRKIFNNEIHKLFQNISIHAHNISLRQSPELASILIFDTTGIVPKVRENNPKFIQSLLKNTSKANPELSSDKIYSLVYSSLPKTANANSNIRLMFVNGHFCWALKFAVITNALGIPLALVPLFNSDSPSSDPQEAKAISDSKALFPSLETLFSYIPKNFSTFIADSALDAHNIYSTLKNTFNFSKIIIPLNPRASKNTTPTSDPNIVISEDGVPICKKFNQPFKPEGKCQGKNRSVRLKWVCPMSCYKDGKRICSCPQPCTNSKSGRMFYTYPDDFRSSPGINRNSQEFLDLYNKRVAVEQTIYHLKSYMGSDVICTYDHISIFSDFLLSAITYSLLFILAHNIKLYCSKLTIKKLNKLKKLIA
- a CDS encoding radical SAM/SPASM domain-containing protein; the protein is MKSLIIDNCLLLLDNKDAVIFDIITGKIYKCRDSLDRIKQKIKSKSYLNIEHRYIRSQKIEWDDGFLLSVTMCSAETCNLKCKYCYANLGTYNNIDRTSKAIMTFEDYKLFFEKILKIFPRGVVNYTFFGGEPMLGFEEIVKFVEYITDVCEKNNLIKPHFAIVTNGTLIDEYAWEIFEKYHFAVTISLDGPKEVNDRMRIFRDEHQSVFDTVKHNLEKCSGRTHVLVAEATLGEFFFRNYRKNYAREYFDTFINLGFDSVSPYFAEMSNTNYMVTNDANLRDGIKQFYYDLVDYSFELLLDDNKCMSIPNFIASTIINIVTRKEKNVCAAGKKSIFYTASGDVYPCQMYYLSKYKKLGNIADENELKKNIKSYKLISRNEISECKSCFAVSFCNFWCPGASYQFANNEYAVNKVRCIIQKSIGERVIYNLALMFENEEKKAIFIRNLRKLSHLYSWKKFGGNL
- a CDS encoding site-2 protease family protein; translated protein: MELCKRGRYKIVDDISLTRQESLFNEFFYLLGSKSKNSYIKIPINLVKYCEDIIDKLDGNHSIEEIEDILSRKYGENIDVFMFVKKISQAGLIEGFEKEIDDEMSIFGLTLIKKDINLINNVFYVISNYVYSVFRHYKIVLCIIFFEIIYAFIYMILNKYTLIEILTNTDVITLSVGVTWLLTGLCFLLHEIGHAIAAIANGIKIKTFSFGLYLGLIPMFYFTYDDLKPASPKIKFRVTVAGIYTNLICAGLCLLLLELPFVSENAYKVLSLFLILNVYMIVGNLLPFKLCDGYYILSILLNKYDLRITLIKLLISFKGINDVSRRARKLVISYAIFSFVTFALSIYSFYIHIYNCFYLGNYMYGLFILTIFAITIIVTVVNIVLKSKGGKIR
- a CDS encoding ABC transporter permease gives rise to the protein MIFILVAGRIKNKLERNRNIPITIAVMLVCIIILSTGVVYSNARRTMLEQYWAKNGSADLIVLGKKDKLSSVNMMDCNYTAIGINTSGTLIEHNKIGRYGIIAYADINKVNEHYSLKLTNAVFSNEAIITSHLAKELNVQKNAIISINNTKYKIVQILESTDIFNINNDIVLINGDPDNYDVDTVCLLIDCAHNVEKINNLIDYFKAQDISYINRYENIKPLTDEFDNLLSNIYILFAAIAIIGGVLIYNTYSINVRKRLEYWGTLRTLGLKKSKVIVTMLMEICFYSILGIMFGVVFGIGMGILICILTDTNIYSYIPENYFTIIAIAISLIVPIMSVLLSTRKLLKKSPIEMLFGTRSTADKNRPRSAITIEIGIGILLIVLSVVDILMFGKFDDKTLVLVYSLQIILCLIGVIFILKPFIEVSAKFLMNIKNPFLRLACFNIKTNLVSLKGIVMSVVLTVIILYTIIGFSTNFKDWAVNMADRQLNFDFQIVYANNHLNTSNANAFIDDEKIEVVGRNYVDVATIKGINVYICATTADDFNAMYNVKINEKSISGNNVVLSSKVMKDLNIKPGDKVNLSLNGIEKIVTVSDKTDLLDNSAFAVYVSKDLFDISNYKKARICGKISKQNSITELKSKASQRNLDFYSMTDIKTQWKENIVRGIEPLEYIIAAIIIALMLLLGNTILTNAEEKKHNFLILRSIGLKRKNVKTILMFEYLITEMVTILVSIGMGIVVSKKFFAINCIMSGFSVDYKAPIIQFALIGIAILILSCVYSLKIFTKISVDDIISEIRYY